A window of the Cellvibrio sp. pealriver genome harbors these coding sequences:
- a CDS encoding polysaccharide biosynthesis/export family protein, whose translation MSSGFSKWFAGLGVVIAALGAPVLAQTAHHNLASYTIGAGDEIRITVYGQPELAAETQVSADGMVMIPLLGNLPIAGKTSADAAALIASRYEAGNVLKNAQVNLLVTKYRSQVVAILGKVNNPGKLVLEGPTSLTQALAWAGGISPSGSERIVLMRITREGKQERIEYDLQQLLHQENELLPTVWLRNGDTIYVPNAGRFYLNGEVHTPGMYPLDRPLSVRQALSAGGGPTARASENSVKLFRQHENGAVKELKAKPDDQVQDGDVLVVKESLF comes from the coding sequence ATGTCATCGGGATTTTCCAAATGGTTCGCTGGACTGGGTGTGGTAATCGCCGCACTTGGTGCGCCAGTACTAGCACAAACTGCACACCATAATCTTGCCAGCTACACCATCGGTGCTGGCGATGAAATACGCATTACCGTCTACGGCCAGCCGGAGCTGGCCGCCGAAACCCAGGTCAGTGCCGATGGTATGGTCATGATTCCACTCTTGGGCAATTTGCCTATCGCCGGAAAAACCAGTGCAGATGCAGCCGCCTTGATCGCTAGCCGCTACGAAGCAGGCAATGTGTTGAAAAACGCCCAGGTCAACCTGTTAGTCACCAAGTATCGCAGTCAGGTTGTTGCCATTCTGGGCAAGGTGAATAACCCCGGCAAACTGGTGTTGGAAGGGCCGACCAGCCTCACCCAGGCGCTGGCATGGGCGGGCGGCATTTCGCCCTCGGGCAGTGAGCGGATTGTGCTGATGCGCATTACCCGCGAAGGCAAGCAGGAGCGTATCGAGTACGACCTGCAACAGCTGCTGCATCAGGAAAACGAATTGTTGCCTACCGTCTGGCTCAGGAATGGCGACACGATTTACGTGCCCAACGCTGGTCGCTTTTATTTAAACGGTGAGGTTCACACACCCGGTATGTATCCACTTGACCGCCCGCTGAGCGTACGTCAGGCGTTGAGTGCTGGCGGAGGCCCAACCGCGCGTGCCAGCGAAAACAGTGTGAAGTTATTCCGTCAACATGAGAACGGCGCGGTAAAAGAGTTAAAAGCCAAACCCGATGATCAGGTACAAGACGGTGATGTACTGGTCGTTAAGGAAAGCCTTTTCTAA
- a CDS encoding Wzz/FepE/Etk N-terminal domain-containing protein, protein MNLTTLIGILLARKWVIVITCALALAGALLLTLLTPKSFTATTDLLVDSRGVDPISGQAQPGRITTGYLATQADVIRSRNVATKVIADLALEKNPAIIKAIKLSGDAAGDQRRILAFLAQGLGVTPKRDSSVLTISFQAQNPELAADIANAFAQAYMITNLELRIEPAKQTSQWYNQQLTGLRDELIEKQNALSSYQEEHNILASSDRLDLESAKLADLSSMLIAVQSERLNSQSRSDQIANAKTGDFKSRAMDNPQVQSLAADLAQAQARLGEVARQVGENHPQYRQALSEVDTLKKQMNLMIDVITGSLQSSVELAIAREEQLKAELANQKELVLQLSRNRNQLALLKQEADNAQAAYDAALARSAQSRLESQIATTDVAVLNSALTPSRPTSPKPAMTLVLACVAGLLLGTAIALGWEWLDQRIRHPYDLEQELGLAVLAYIPHEGSSARATTGIFKKAGIFKEATS, encoded by the coding sequence ATGAACCTCACCACCCTGATTGGTATTTTGCTCGCCCGCAAGTGGGTGATTGTTATCACCTGCGCATTGGCATTGGCCGGTGCGCTGCTGCTGACCCTGCTCACGCCCAAATCGTTTACCGCTACGACTGACCTGTTGGTTGACAGCCGGGGGGTAGATCCGATTAGCGGGCAGGCTCAACCCGGGCGAATTACCACCGGTTATCTGGCAACCCAGGCGGATGTGATCCGCAGCCGCAATGTCGCCACGAAAGTGATTGCCGACCTGGCACTGGAGAAAAATCCCGCCATTATCAAAGCCATCAAATTAAGTGGCGATGCTGCTGGCGACCAGCGTCGCATTCTCGCGTTTCTCGCACAGGGCTTAGGAGTAACGCCCAAACGCGATAGCAGCGTGCTGACCATCAGCTTCCAGGCACAAAACCCTGAACTGGCGGCAGACATTGCCAATGCGTTTGCCCAAGCCTACATGATCACCAACCTGGAGCTGCGCATTGAACCTGCCAAGCAAACCAGCCAGTGGTACAACCAGCAGTTGACCGGACTGCGCGATGAACTGATTGAAAAACAAAATGCCCTGTCCAGTTATCAGGAAGAGCACAACATTTTGGCCTCATCGGATCGGCTGGATCTGGAGTCCGCCAAGCTTGCGGATTTGTCGTCGATGCTGATCGCAGTACAAAGCGAGCGTTTGAACTCCCAAAGCCGCAGCGACCAGATTGCCAATGCCAAAACCGGGGATTTCAAAAGCCGGGCCATGGATAACCCACAGGTACAAAGTCTGGCGGCCGATTTAGCCCAGGCCCAGGCACGCTTGGGTGAAGTGGCGCGCCAGGTGGGCGAAAACCACCCCCAATATCGTCAGGCGCTAAGTGAAGTCGATACACTCAAAAAGCAAATGAACCTGATGATCGATGTCATCACCGGCAGCTTGCAGTCGTCGGTTGAGCTCGCCATCGCCCGGGAAGAACAACTCAAAGCAGAGCTGGCCAACCAGAAAGAACTGGTGCTGCAACTGAGCCGCAACCGCAACCAACTTGCGCTGCTCAAGCAAGAGGCCGATAACGCCCAGGCCGCTTACGATGCTGCACTGGCGCGCAGCGCCCAGTCGCGTCTTGAAAGCCAGATCGCTACCACCGATGTCGCCGTGCTAAACAGCGCCCTCACTCCCTCGCGGCCAACATCGCCCAAACCCGCCATGACCCTGGTGCTCGCTTGCGTTGCGGGGCTACTACTGGGTACCGCGATTGCCCTTGGCTGGGAATGGCTGGATCAGCGCATCCGTCACCCCTATGACCTCGAACAAGAGCTGGGCTTGGCCGTGCTTGCCTATATTCCCCATGAAGGTTCAAGCGCGCGCGCCACAACCGGCATTTTCAAGAAAGCGGGTATTTTTAAGGAGGCAACATCATGA